CTGTCCGTCTGCAGCCGTCCATTCAGCTTCAATCACAGCACCAGCCGGAGGCCACCGGACCACTGGCAGGGAAGGGAAGCGCCTCCACACACATCTTTCACTTGTTGAACGACAAGTGAAGAGCGGCtggggagaaaagaaagggtCTTCCTCCTCTGCATCTCCTTCTGCTTTCATCAGTAAACAACTTGCTTTCTGTTTGTAACGGTGCTGTCCTTCCCCTCTTCCCCCTGCCTTCCTTTTCTCCCGCTCAGATGGGCTTTacaaggaggagggggggggggaaggagtgCAAAGGAGGAGGACGGCCAGGCTCCCTGTGCAACGGAGTGATGCTGAGGTCTTTTTGTGGCTCATGAATGGCACATTTGAGGTTTCCAGCCTTGCTCGGTGCCCCAAGCCAGCTTCACCTGTGGTTGGAGTCAATTGGCCTGTTGTTTGCCGTTTGGAACCATGCCCAGCTCTCTGCCAGCCAATTTGGTTAGCGTAGCTACTCAGAACCGAGCAACAATAACGACCACCTCAAACCCATCAATTAACTCCCAGCACACAATGATGTATCCATTCACTGTTTGCCAAAACTGTTCTCTGACACAATTAATACACATGCTAATACTGCTTATACCTGCCCTCAGTCACATAACAAAGTACTGATGATTTTAGCGGCTTCCATGTTGTTAGAGGTGCATTCCATTAAGCCCACACTGTTGGGCTTTTTGTGAGAGCTTCCAATTAActtcacacaaagaaaaagtaaatgcaatgttgttcatgttgtcagGTGCTAACAAGAGTCTACTCTGGTGGCTTTTAGGCACAGCCGTGCTTTTAGcccatgctaacatcagcatgctaacaggctcacATTGACAATGCTAACTCGCTGAGCTTTAGCAGCTAATGTTCATCTCATTCACATCCTATTTTAGTGTGTtagaatgctaacatttgctaattagcactaaagacAAAGTAAAGCTGATGCTGATGGAAAGTTTTCCATTTTgttataaaaaggtaaaattGTTCAGAAGGATGTCACAGTGAAAGTTAGCTTGTCATTCATTAACATGTCCTGTAATAACCTGGGGATCATTTTCTTCTGTCTTTGGTAAACGTCTtctttacttacttttactctgtaaaaataaagacacaaaaaaacagcaacaaaacccCCCCAAAAATACGCAACTTTTAAACTTTGGATAATCCAAATGTTCCATCTGATATCTGTAAAAGTATTTAGACATTCAATGATCAATGAACAATTAAATCTAGAATTTGAAGAATTTAAAAAGTGCTCAGATCATCCAAATGCTTGTAATCGTATTATGTTTTACCTTATTGTGTAGTGTAGGGTGATGTTTGTTTGAATTCTGCttatgtgtctgtttttatttgactttatataacTTTTGTATTTGCTGAATAGATGGATAGAGCTTCACTGATATTCAAATTCTCTTTTCCATGAGTGTCCTGGCAAAAATAGCAACAGCAAATAGatcattataaatataaaagttaaAGTACAGCCTGTAAAACTGCTGTTTTACGTTTGCTGTTGaatcacataaaaaaacacattaaatattagTTTATGGGAGTTTTTAACTTTAGATGTGTTCTGAGTTAAAACCAGTTTTAATGTTGAAGCTCATTGTGGAATAATAAAAActttataaacaaaatatatcaaaacaCTATGAACCTAACTGTAAACTGCATATACTAAGTGATTGTTTGAACTGTGCTAATAGAGATCCTGATCTCATTGAGATTATCTACAGGATTACCTAAATAATccacaaaacagaaatgtttttcttatatCTTGTTTTAAATTGTTCCAATCTTTAATGggattctgctgctgctgccatcatCTACCCGTTGTTTCTCATTTAACTgtcacatataatatatatcagaCGTACATATGTGTGTTTCTAAAGAGCACATCATGTGTCGGGGAGGAGTTGAGCTGAGGTGGGGGTATGTGAGGGCAGCATTTAGCTCACTTTTCCACTGTGTGAGCTGTCATTCTCACCACACGCAGCTGTGGAAATGAGATAAAACTGAGCTGCCACTTTAGAAAGCTCTCATTCTCTCACTTGTGCAGCCAGAAACCTCTGAAGCCAAAAGTAAAAACGTTTGGTGACTCGTTATTGTTCTGGATGGCAGCTGTTTTCTGCAAGCAAAGGGGAGATCAACAGGTGGAGGGAATAAAGGTTAGATTTTTGCATTTTGTGGATTttctttaaagtatttttgCTTTGCCTATTTTTGGTTTATCTCtcaaatattttttaagaaGACTACACTGAACTACAACTGACAATAGCACACCTCTGAGCAGGCTATGAATGTGCTGTCAAACCCAGTGATCAGGGCGCAGGAgcagtctcttcctctctgtggccCCGGGTCTGTCCAGGACTTACCCCACTGCCCTCCTGGGTTCAACCTGAGCTCCCGCCTAAATCCTTCGCCCATGCTTGGCCTCCAGAGTGGCCAAAGACCAACCAAACCTCAGAGGGAGCTGAGCCccgaggagcagcaggagctcaGGAGGAAGATCAATAGCAGGGAGAGGAAACGGATGCAGGACTTGAACATTGCCATGGACGCCCTGAGGGAGGTCATGGTGCCTTACGCCTCCTCGCCatctcctgcctcctcctctcagtCCCACCAGCCCGGAGCTCCTCCAGGCCGCAGGCTCTCCAAGATCTCCACCCTGGTTCTGGCCAGGAACTACATCCTCCTCCTCGGTTCGTCTCTGCAGGAGATGCGACGGTTGCTGGGGGAGGTAAGTGTCGGGATGGGGATGAACACAGGACCGGTCCCCCGGCTGCTGCTTGCTGGTGGGTGGCCCCTCATCTCTGGCCCCAGTCAGCTCCTCCTCACCCAGGAGTCCCTCCTCACCtcagcagcctcctcctcttcctccagttCAT
This portion of the Cottoperca gobio chromosome 21, fCotGob3.1, whole genome shotgun sequence genome encodes:
- the olig1 gene encoding oligodendrocyte transcription factor 1, whose translation is MNVLSNPVIRAQEQSLPLCGPGSVQDLPHCPPGFNLSSRLNPSPMLGLQSGQRPTKPQRELSPEEQQELRRKINSRERKRMQDLNIAMDALREVMVPYASSPSPASSSQSHQPGAPPGRRLSKISTLVLARNYILLLGSSLQEMRRLLGEVSVGMGMNTGPVPRLLLAGGWPLISGPSQLLLTQESLLTSAASSSSSSSSSSAAKCPLLSPGPMETSLAPVQWSSTGASGGPLCPCGVCRLPRFSHSTPVPRFPK